The window AACCTTGCGCTTGTTCTTGGAACGGCTGGATTGCCGCACATTCTTATTCGCTTTTTTACGGTTAAAGATGCAATAACCGCAAGGAAATCAGTTGTATATGCAACTTGGATTATCGGAATTTTCTATGTTATGACTGTATTCCTTGGCTTTGGAGCAGCCGCGTTTGTCGGTTTTGACGAAATTATTGCTGCAAATGCTGCAGGCAATATGGCGGCCCCATTGCTGGCTGAAGCACTGGGCGGGGAATTCTTGTTTGCTTTCGTTTCGGCAGTGGCATTTGCGACGATTCTAGCGGTGGTTGCGGGCCTAGTTCTATCTGCCGCTTCTGCTTTTGCCCATGACTTCTATGCCCATATCCTTAAAAAAGGGAAGGCTGAAGAGAAACAGCAGGTAAAAGTGGCACGCTATGCTTCCGTTGGCGTTGCAATCCTGTCCATCTTGCTAGCTCTGTTTGCACAGAAGATGAATGTTGCCTTCCTGGTTTCCCTTGCATTTGCTGTTGCGGCTAGTGCGAATCTGCCAGTCATCCTATTCACGATTTTCTGGAAACGGTTTAACACAGCAGGCGCCATAACCGGTATGATTGTTGGTTTGGCAAGCGCGTTAATCATGGTAGCTATTTCTCCAAATATCTGGTCTCCTGAAGCCGGAGCCGCCATCTTCGTCGGAGAACCTCTTGTTAGCCTGACCAACCCTGGCATCGTTTCGATTCCGCTTGGCTTCATTGGCGCATACGTTGGCACCCTCCTTTCTTCGAGGAAGGAAGACGTCAAGAAATTTGATGAAATATTGGTAAGGGCCAATACTGGGATTTAATCTCTTCTGACAAAAATTAGAACCGGTCTGCGGATTTCCGTAGCCGGTTCTTTCTTTGAGTTTGGTGGGCAACTTCAATCCTATACTGGACAATGAGTTTCAAGGACATTTCACCTTACCGGCAGTATCAAATTGTACTCGAAGTCACGATTCGTCCGCGACAGAATCTTTCCCCAATCCCAGCCATCTTAGGAAATCAAAAAAGAGCTGTGCACTGCCGAGACCCCTTCCAAGCAATGGCCACAGAATGCCAAATTCGCCGATTTCTCTCCGATTATCTAGCAGGTACTTCCAAGACGACCTTCGTCCCCTTGCCAGGTGAAGATATTATTTGAAATTCCCCGCCGGATGCCCGAGCCCGCTCATCCATGCTAAACAGTCCAACCCCACGGGAAGCAGCCTCCGTGTCAAATCCCTGCCCGCGATCCTCAATCATAACCCGGACCGCATCTTCGTATTCACGAATGACTACAAAAGCCTCATCCACCCCTGCATACTTTCTGACGTTGGTGAGTGCTTCCTGAATGACCCGATAAATAGTCGTTTCGGTGCTTGCTGCAAGCCGGCGCCCAAGCACACATTCAAAATGAACATCAATTTTATAATGAGTTGAGTAACGATTTAAAAAAGAACGAATTGCCGGCACAAGCCCGAGGTCATCCAACACAGACGGACGCAGTTCCCAAGAGAGGCTGCGAATTTCTTCAATCAGTTCCATGGCTTCTTCCTGCATTTGAGTAAGCAATGGGTGGTCCATCTCGGACAGGAGCCGGTTAATGGTAATCAGGTGGCTGTATAAATTTTGGCCAAGCCCGTCATGC is drawn from Bacillus sp. FJAT-18017 and contains these coding sequences:
- a CDS encoding solute symporter family protein, with product MNILAFSLFLGIVALTLVITYFASKRTKTASDFYTADSSLTGFQNGLAVAGDYMSAASFLGIAGMVALSGFDGFFYSIGFLVAYLVVLYLVAEPLRNLGKFTMADMIAARFNDKKVRGVAALNTITISIFYMIAQLVGAGALIKLLLGIDYIYSVLIVGTLMTIYVVFGGMTATSWVQIVKAVLLMAGTFIISFIVFAKFDFSVVKMFNEMKAATPLGEAYLNPGNKFKNPLDTISLNLALVLGTAGLPHILIRFFTVKDAITARKSVVYATWIIGIFYVMTVFLGFGAAAFVGFDEIIAANAAGNMAAPLLAEALGGEFLFAFVSAVAFATILAVVAGLVLSAASAFAHDFYAHILKKGKAEEKQQVKVARYASVGVAILSILLALFAQKMNVAFLVSLAFAVAASANLPVILFTIFWKRFNTAGAITGMIVGLASALIMVAISPNIWSPEAGAAIFVGEPLVSLTNPGIVSIPLGFIGAYVGTLLSSRKEDVKKFDEILVRANTGI